The proteins below are encoded in one region of Helianthus annuus cultivar XRQ/B chromosome 2, HanXRQr2.0-SUNRISE, whole genome shotgun sequence:
- the LOC110895672 gene encoding F-box protein At2g21930 has product METLEEESTKTTVDPLKKTNANISLPTEVIEEILFRLPVKSILRFRSPSKPWLSRISNPSFTKLQFTRATAAHLSALFIFTFDRSTRKRHLLSSAHDGGPVTHLMTLHEFDYDDITAAQHLNGLVSFSCEEFPMEYTQVFVVNPSTHKIFKLPQLDLDFSKNLFGREWYVFVFDESEYDHKILIFRDFVHTMEIMIYSMSNYSWRKIIVEPPIGFTCDLLCYSTESGVCVNSVVHLMLIESYDILAFDLRTEKFSIIKTPQVGIYTTDLLGKSDMLIVKISDKSEMGVEMMVICTFYAAIKNLPTPPPPHEDGFSDGVWATNPA; this is encoded by the exons ATGGAAACCCTAGAAGAAGAATCGACAAAGACGACTGTTGATCCATTGAAAAAGACCAACGCAAATATTTCATTACCAACTGAAGTCATTGAAGAAATCTTGTTTAGACTCCCTGTCAAATCCATACTCCGGTTCAGATCCCCCTCTAAACCATGGCTCTCTCGCATCTCCAATCCGTCATTCACCAAACTCCAATTCACTCGTGCCACTGCTGCCCACCTCTCTGCCTTATTTATTTTCACTTTCGATCGTTCTACCCGCAAACGACACTTGCTCTCCTCCGCCCATGACGGTGGTCCCGTCACACATCTCATGACGCTCCACGAGTTTGATTATGATGATATCACAGCAGCCCAACATTTGAACGGGCTAGTATCTTTTTCTTGCGAGGAATTTCCGATGGAATACACTCAAGTTTTTGTGGTTAACCCTAGCACGCATAAGATTTTTAAACTCCCACAACTCGATCTGGATTTTTCAAAGAACCTCTTTGGAAGGGAGTGGTACGTATTTGTGTTTGATGAGTCTGAATACGATCATAAGATTTTAATCTTCAGGGATTTTGTTCATACAATGGAGATTATGATTTACTCTATGTCAAATTATTCATGGAGAAAGATCATTGTAGAGCCTCCTATTGGTTTTACTTGTGATCTGTTGTGCTATAGCACCGAAAGTGGTGTTTGTGTCAATAGTGTAGTGCATCTAATGCTTATAGAATCGTATGACATTTTGGCGTTTGACTTGAGAACAGAGAAGTTTTCAATAATTAAAACTCCTCAAG TCGGTATATACACTACGGATCTGCTCGGCAAATCAGATATGCTTATAGTGAAGATTTCAGATAAAAGTGAAATGGGTGTGGAGATGATGGTGATTTGTACTTTCTACGCCGCTATCAAGAACTTGCCGACGCCGCCACCGCCTCATGAAGATGGGTTTTCCGACGGTGTTTGGGCAACAAATCCGGCGTAA
- the LOC110895663 gene encoding putative F-box protein At1g50870, with product METLEEESTKTTVDPLKKTNANISLPTEVIEEILFRLPVKSILRFRSLSKPWLSRINDPSFTKLHFTRATSAHRSALFIFAFDRSTRKRHLLSAAHDGGPVTHLMTLHEFDSDYITAAQHLNGLVSFSCWEFTMDYTQVFVVNPSTHKIFKLPQHDLDFSKNLFGTGQYLFGFDESKYEHKILIFRDFVVTMEVMIYSMSNYSWRKIIVEPPIGFTWDLLYYSTKCGVCVNRVVHLMLQESYDILT from the coding sequence ATGGAAACCCTAGAAGAAGAATCGACGAAGACGACTGTTGATCCATTGAAGAAGACCAACGCAAATATCTCATTACCAACTGAAGTCATTGAAGAAATCTTGTTTAGACTCCCTGTCAAATCCATACTCCGGTTCAGATCCCTCTCTAAACCATGGCTCTCGCGTATCAACGACCCATCATTCACCAAACTCCACTTCACTCGTGCTACTTCTGCCCACCGCTCCGCCTTATTTATTTTCGCTTTCGATCGTTCTACCCGCAAACGACACTTGCTCTCAGCCGCCCATGACGGTGGTCCCGTCACACATCTCATGACGCTCCACGAGTTTGATTCTGATTATATCACAGCAGCCCAACATTTGAATGGGCTAGTATCTTTTTCTTGCTGGGAATTTACGATGGATTACACTCAAGTTTTTGTGGTTAACCCTAGCACGCATAAGATTTTTAAACTCCCACAACACGATCTGGATTTTTCAAAGAACCTTTTTGGAACGGGGCAGTACTTATTTGGGTTTGATGAGTCTAAATACGAACATAAGATTTTAATCTTCAGGGATTTTGTTGTTACAATGGAGGTTATGATTTACTCTATGTCAAATTATTCATGGAGAAAGATCATTGTAGAGCCTCCTATTGGTTTTACTTGGGATCTGCTGTACTATAGCACCAAATGTGGTGTTTGTGTCAATCGTGTAGTGCATCTAATGCTTCAAGAATCGTATGACATTTTGACTTGA